A single region of the Triticum dicoccoides isolate Atlit2015 ecotype Zavitan chromosome 2B, WEW_v2.0, whole genome shotgun sequence genome encodes:
- the LOC119362816 gene encoding kinesin-like protein KIN-12E isoform X2: protein MTLVDVANGKSRHVPYRDSRLTFLLQDSLGGNSKTTIVANISPSICSSNETLSTLKFAQRAKLIQNNAKVNEDASGDVMALQRQIEELKDQLTCLRKQQNAPGSPSFLLLNSGSDREYNTLAEDHQSSCDLSLLKQKVIHLEDVLVGSLRREKLAEVDIRKLEAEIKHLNRLVDLKESDSQRLRMMLKLRDEKLKRLHMLADDLVPSDGYMVEENAAMSQEIQLLQKQFDENPQLTQFAFENKRLIEQVRTLQNFHKQGEREMLLTEISLLRNHFLHILEQKYAAPPRNLEAQGDEIVKDLDNCRKELDACLENNVLLAREVNKLRCELKQYQMSSTHQVAPTAEKNCGIPEISQMQPDPVGWNFSCLTPNGAGMTTNITESVQLNLPSEIASGHQESCSHLYHFDSERCDLNDSTKVPECSDEVSQCYTLAVGSSHNVLDKDTILSGHVEDEETLQLQQDEMDQIHENVPNMGICLHGETSLCHQETEIMGSSKQTLQAELAHIKSINQELKEKLVIMAEESTRLAEIIVAKDVEIASLSEEWEVAIVDLTSFLTDGCRSLDDAYQNIDNMISSFPYSNNSVSEHVEKAMKVSIEKEKIIFRLQIELEDAQRMGREVKEKLHILRGATLAITEAQQLYNDESSQEAQRRVNQKDCNVERKNCDLSEAVEHSRDEPLFLDSLNDMSAQRTHSEDGSAVNKANPDYQSKLDNVLCLVEDKSNKVLALFSNFEDAQETMKEADLMLSALLKANEELKLGRDNCSQAVESLLAEKSSLVNELQEVEASSFCTAQSYSKLNQQMNECTNEMTNIATLMKGSFHHLQRIATIELFELCSEIIDIGQDLKRWISDSRSYLVNIESLLKEKGSSSVQQLHHPNVNPYTCMCQQVDSCDLGGSNTMFLHETQAIPDNSRKHIISITDMVDEGKDTSSIHVVPMGSAAELQVFDADSAYDMAVIKDIIFSIAQKWDILVNKVSCIKNAETYPGVACDEQSYANPLAALARLDSEQIHSAVPQQCKESIFDHSGEEDNTALLNDVQCLKHHLAQLMIPLSKFINKEDIMGDGTENEKQFVTVLNKVQDNLIFAIDFFGYLLLSDQEGSQNAPLLSRLLNDISSIEKKALTRQKICLWNGDSQAGHSTEYASLRRDFDRKSDIAEGLSFDLKLLQESTSYAKDMKDKADEVSNALRKVQRELEIKNSETEDMLAKQKTLVEELAENGAALIILRSELEQSQVSSSALSKENNDLRVMLEEETVKTGEIEALLEDKAKVIEGLESEIILLNSSEEGRLRSDIEELSNNIKMLCNENGKLKAEILKLNDKLEMSMALAEENEAAAIEARQAAEISKIYAEEKDEEVTILEHSVGELESTITVLEEEVRNLKEEVRSYQAHKHSEAEFQAIEEMLTVENASKCDDNVELCPGRCQLKKRLRAEIIAHQDTRRKVEGLVMEAKRKDEEIRQCKEHIAELVLHSEAQSLLFQEKYQEMEHMVSKQNFGSHESNSESVHTKVEKPSGRTRGSGSPFRCISSIVQQMNSEKDQEISLGRQRIEELEALLSDKQKQICLLTSRLAAVDSMTHDVIRELLGVKLDMTNYANLLDQEEVHKLLVASQEQIEQSKAKDEELDVLKEQFGHLIQERDSLLDDMDQRKADLLETQLLVEQLEQREQMLEAQNEMLQMEKDSLQQRMMEMDETIELLEGSNRVRMGDSHGQRSAGSEFSRRLAQSDMLVSHARHERSRNNHAAAAGSSRPRHGRHH, encoded by the exons ATGACTCTAGTGGATGTCGCAAATGGAAAAAGCCGCCATGTGCCTTATAGAGACTCAAGGCTTACATTTCTCCTCCAG GATTCCCTTGGAGGAAACTCTAAAACAACAATTGTTGCCAACATCAGCCCGTCTATTTG TTCCTCCAATGAGACACTGAGTACCTTGAAGTTTGCTCAGCGCGCGAAGTTGATTCAAAACAAT GCAAAAGTAAATGAAGATGCTTCAGGTGATGTTATGGCTTTACAAAGGCAGATAGAAGAATTAAAG GATCAATTGACATGCTTGAGGAAGCAGCAAAATGCCCCTGGATCGCCTAGCTTTCTCCTGCTAAATTCAGGCTCTGATAGAGAATACAATACTTTAGCTGAAGATCATCAATCAAGCTGTGACCTGAGTCTTCTAAAGCAAAAG GTTATCCATCTGGAAGATGTTCTTGTTGGGAGCCTTAGGAGAGAGAAACTAGCTGAGGTGGATATCAGGAAGCTGGAAGCTGAAATAAAGCATTTGAATCGTCTG GTTGACCTGAAGGAATCTGATTCCCAACGCTTGAGAATGATGCTGAAACTTCGTGACGAAAAATTAAAAAGATTGCATATGTTAGCTGATGATCTAGTGCCATCGGATGGCTATATGGTTGAAGAAAATGCTGCAATGTCCCAAGAGATTCAGCTACTGCAAAAACAATTCGACGAAAATCCTCAACTGACTCAGTTTGCTTTTGAAAACAAGAGATTAATCGAGCAAGTTAGAAC GCTTCAGAACTTCCACAAGCAAGGGGAAAGAGAGATGTTATTAACGGAGATATCTCTTTTGCGTAATCAT TTCCTTCATATTCTTGAGCAGAAGTATGCAGCACCTCCTAGGAATTTAGAAGCACAG GGTGACGAGATTGTCAAGGATCTAGACAATTGCAGGAAGGAGCTGGATGCATGCTTAGAAAATAATGTTTTGCTTGCACG TGAAGTAAATAAGCTGCGCTGTGAACTGAAACAATACCAGATGTCTAGCACGCACCAA GTTGCTCCAACGGCAGAGAAGAATTGTGGGATTCCAGAGATCAGTCAGATGCAACCC GATCCAGTGGGATGGAACTTTTCATGTTTAACGCCCAATGGTGCTGGAATGACAACTAATATTACGGAATCAGTTCAACTCAACCTTCCTTCAGAAATTGCTAGTGGACACCAGGAATCCTGTTCTCATTTGTATCACTTCGATTCAGAAAGATGTGATTTGAATGATTCTACAAAAGTGCCAGAGTGTAGTGATGAAGTGTCTCAGTGCTACACCTTGGCTGTTGGATCTTCACATAATGTACTTGACAAAGACACTATTCTTAGTGGACACGTAGAAGATGAAGAGACATTGCAATTACAGCAGGATGAGATGGATCAAATACATGAAAACGTACCAAATATGGGTATATGTTTGCATGGTGAGACTTCATTATGTCATCAAGAGACTGAAATAATGGGCTCAAGCAAACAGACGTTACAGGCCGAGTTGGCGCACATTAAAAGCATAAATCAAgagctcaaagagaagctagttatTATGGCTGAAGAAAGTACCAGGCTTGCAGAGATCATTGTGGCCAAAGATGTAGAAATTGCCTCTTTATCTGAGGAATGGGAGGTTGCAATAGTTGATCTAACAAGCTTCTTGACAGATGGCTGCAGATCACTAGACGATGCATATCAGAATATTgataatatgattagttcatttccTTACAGCAATAATTCTGTCAGCGAACATGTGGAGAAGGCTATGAAAGTTAGCATTGAAAAGGAAAAAATAATCTTCAGGCTTCAAATTGAGCTAGAAGATGCACAGCGAATGGGCAGGGAAGTGAAAGAAAAGTTGCACATCTTAAGAGGTGCAACACTTGCTATCACTGAAGCTCAGCAATTATATAATGATGAAAGTTCTCAGGAAGCACAAAGACGAGTAAACCAAAAGGATTGCAATGTGGAAAGGAAAAATTGTGACTTGTCAGAAGCAGTAGAGCATTCTCGTGATGAACCTCTATTCCTTGACAGCTTGAATGACATGAGTGCACAGCGGACTCATAGTGAAGATGGATCAGCAGTTAATAAAGCTAATCCAGACTACCAG TCAAAGCTCGACAATGTATTATGTCTCGTCGAGGATAAGTCAAATAAGGTTTTGGCCTTATTTTCAAATTTCGAGGATGCTCAAGAAACCATGAAAGAGGCCGACCTTATGCTCTCGGCTTTGTTGAAGGCCAATGAGGAGTTAAAGCTTGGCAGAGATAATTGCAGCCAAGCAGTAGAATCTTTATTGGCGGAGAAAAGTTCTCTGGTCAATGAGTTGCAGGAGGTTGAAGCGTCAAGTTTTTGTACAGCACAGAGTTACAGCAAATTAAATCAGCAGATGAATGAATGTACCAACGAGATGACAAACATTGCTACTCTAATGAAGGGATCTTTTCACCATTTGCAAAGGATTGCTACAATTGAACTCTTTGAACTTTGCTCGGAAATTATTGATATTGGGCAGGACTTAAAGAGGTGGATAAGTGATTCAAGATCTTATCTGGTAAACATTGAATCACTTCTAAAAGAAAAAGGCAGTTCTTCAGTTCAGCAGCTCCATCACCCTAATGTGAATCCTTATACATGCATGTGTCAACAAGTTGATTCATGTGACCTGGGTGGCAGCAATACTATGTTTCTTCATGAAACTCAAGCAATTCCTGACAACTCTAGGAAGCATATTATATCTATAACAGATATGGTGGATGAAGGAAAGGACACGTCATCCATACATGTAGTTCCAATGGGCAGTGCTGCTGAACTGCAAGTTTTTGATGCAGACAGTGCATACGATATGGCTGTTATTAAGGACATAATTTTCAGTATTGCTCAAAAGTGGGATATTTTGGTCAACAAAGTGTCCTGCATTAAGAATGCAGAGACATATCCAGGTGTTGCTTGCGATGAACAAAGTTATGCAAACCCTCTTGCTGCACTTGCAAGATTAGATAGTGAACAAATACACTCAGCTGTTCCACAGCAATGCAAGGAAAGCATATTTGATCACTCAGGAGAGGAAGACAATACTGCTCTTTTGAATGATGTTCAGTGTCTCAAGCATCATTTGGCGCAGTTAATGATTCCACTGTCTAAATTTATCAATAAAGAAGACATTATGGGGGATGGAACAGAAAATGAGAAGCAGTTTGTTACTGTTCTGAATAAGGTGCAAGATAATTTGATTTTTGCTATAGATTTTTTTGGTTATCTGTTACTATCTGATCAAGAAGGTTCTCAGAATGCACCTTTGCTTAGCAGACTCCTTAATGACATTAGTAGTATTGAGAAGAAAGCTTTGACACGTCAGAAAATATGCTTATGGAATGGTGATTCTCAGGCTGGCCACAGTACAGAGTACGCATCACTAAGAAGAGACTTTGACAGGAAAAGTGATATCGCTGAAGGATTGTCTTTTGACTTAAAATTATTGCAAGAGTCTACCTCATATGCGAAGGACATGAAAGATAAAGCTGATGAAGTGTCGAATGCCCTTAGAAAGGTTCAACGAGAACTTGAGATTAAAAATTCTGAGACAGAAGACATGTTGGCAAAACAGAAGACACTAGTGGAAGAACTGGCTGAAAATGGTGCTGCACTCATTATTTTAAGATCAGAGTTAGAGCAATCTCAAGTTTCATCATCTGCGCTATCGAAGGAGAACAATGATCTGAGAGTGATGCTGGAAGAGGAAACTGTGAAGACCGGTGAAATAGAAGCTCTGTTGGAAGACAAAGCTAAGGTCATAGAGGGATTGGAGAGTGAAATTATATTGCTTAATTCTTCTGAAGAGGGACGTCTTAGGTCAGATATTGAAGAACTAAGTAATAATATCAAAATGTTATGTAATGAAAATGGAAAGCTCAAAGCAGAGATACTCAAGTTAAATGACAAGCTTGAGATGTCAATGGCTTTAGCTGAGGAGAATGAAGCTGCTGCTATTGAAGCTCGGCAA GCTGCAGAGATAAGTAAAATCTACGCGGAAGAGAAAGATGAGGAGGTTACAATTCTTGAACATTCTGTTGGAGAACTTGAATCTACAATAACTGTTCTTGAGGAAGAG GTACGCAACCTTAAAGAGGAAGTAAGGAGCTACCAAGCGCACAAACATTCCGAAGCTGAATTTCAAGCAATTGAAGAGATGCTTACTGTAGAAAATGCCTCAAAATGTGATGACAATGTGGAACTGTGTCCAGGGAGATGCCAACTAAAAAA GAGATTGCGAGCTGAGATTATTGCACACCAAGATACTAGAAGGAAGGTTGAAGGACTCGTAATGGAAGCAAAACGTAAAGATGAGGAG ATAAGGCAGTGCAAAGAGCATATAGCTGAGCTGGTCCTGCATTCAGAAGCACAATCATTGCTGTTTCAGGAGAAG TATCAGGAAATGGAGCACATGGTTTCTAAACAGAACTTTGGTTCACATGAATCTAATTCTGAGTCTGTCCATACAAAAGTGGAAAAGCCTTCAGGGCGAACAAGAGGATCTGGTTCACCTTTTAGGTGCATATCTAGCATTGTTCAACAAATGAACTCTGAGAAGGATCAAGAAATCTCTTTGGGCCGCCAGCGAATTGAAGAACTTGAAGCGTTGCTTAGTGACAAACAGAAACAG ATATGCTTGCTTACGTCAAGACTGGCAGCCGTGGATAGCATGACACATGATGTTATAAGGGAGCTACTTGGCGTCAAATTAGACATGACAAACTATGCT AATTTGCTTGACCAAGAAGAAGTGCACAAGCTGTTAGTAGCATCCCAGGAACAAATCGAACAATCGAAGGCGAAG gacgaggaacttgacgtcctcAAAGAGCAATTCGGCCATCTCATTCAAGAAAGAGACAG CTTGCTTGATGACATGGACCAAAGGAAGGCGGACCTGCTGGAGACCCAGCTGCTTGTCGAACAGCTGGAGCAGCGGGAGCAGATGCTCGAGGCCCAGAACGAAATGCTACAG ATGGAGAAAGACAGCCTCCAGCAGAGGATGATGGAGATGGACGAGACGATCGAGCTGCTAGAAGGCTCAAACCGAGTCAGAATG GGAGATAGCCATGGCCAGCGCTCTGCCGGCAGCGAGTTCAGCAGGAGGCTGGCGCAGTCGGACATGCTGGTGTCCCACGCGCGGCACGAGCGCTCCCGTAATAACCACGCAGCGGCCGCGGGGAGCTCGCGGCCGCGGCACGGCAGGCACCATTGA